From a single Actinomycetes bacterium genomic region:
- the dctA gene encoding C4-dicarboxylate transporter DctA, giving the protein MHQVVMFHHGRSMGRIVSEAHRSAFVPRFSLEARAQAATPHRHPKGGPMSESSGGPGTSGEPVSRAASEPGTEPGVKRKPLYHHLYFWVLLAIVAGAVVGVVAPSFAVELKPLADGFVKLIRMLIAPIIFTTVVVGIASLGNLTEAGRLGVKALAYFITMTLIALAIGLVVVNVIHPGVGLNVTPDPADAKETLGSLQETPSGIVPFLLHIIPDTFVGAFAEGEIIQVLFIAVLSGIALTAIGSLGAGIVAGIDAIGKMIFRIVHIVLYAAPIGAFGGMAYTVGRFDIGVLGNLATLMVAFYLTCLLFILVVLGGVAAALGRFNILKFIRLIKDELLIVLGTSSSESVLPRIMAKLQNAGAAKSVVGLTIPTGYSFNLDGTCIYLTMGAIFIAQATNTRMSIGQQIGLLLLLLLVSKGAAGVTGAGLVTLAAGLQAFGHVPAVGIALIVGIDRFMSEARAITNLIGNGVATMVIARWEGERDEERFREVLDDPSLIEDIDVPEDYETPEEYAESHRPSALTH; this is encoded by the coding sequence GTGCACCAAGTCGTGATGTTTCATCACGGACGCTCGATGGGCAGAATAGTCAGCGAGGCACATCGATCGGCCTTTGTCCCCAGATTCTCTCTTGAGGCACGCGCACAAGCGGCTACCCCACATCGGCATCCAAAGGGAGGGCCCATGTCCGAATCCTCGGGAGGACCCGGCACCTCGGGAGAACCCGTCTCTCGGGCTGCCAGCGAGCCAGGCACTGAGCCGGGCGTCAAGCGCAAGCCGCTCTACCATCACCTGTACTTCTGGGTGCTGCTCGCGATCGTTGCGGGTGCAGTCGTGGGAGTGGTCGCGCCGAGCTTCGCGGTTGAGCTCAAGCCGCTGGCCGACGGCTTCGTCAAGCTCATCCGGATGCTCATCGCCCCGATCATCTTCACAACGGTCGTGGTGGGCATCGCCTCGCTGGGCAACCTCACCGAGGCCGGCCGGCTCGGGGTTAAGGCTCTTGCGTACTTCATCACCATGACGCTGATCGCCCTCGCGATCGGCCTCGTCGTCGTCAACGTGATCCACCCCGGAGTGGGACTCAACGTCACCCCCGACCCAGCGGACGCGAAGGAGACGCTCGGCAGCCTGCAGGAGACCCCGAGCGGAATCGTTCCGTTCCTGCTGCACATCATCCCCGACACCTTCGTCGGTGCCTTCGCCGAGGGCGAGATCATCCAGGTGCTGTTCATCGCCGTACTAAGCGGCATCGCGCTCACGGCGATCGGCAGTCTCGGCGCCGGGATCGTGGCCGGGATCGACGCCATCGGCAAGATGATCTTCCGAATCGTGCACATCGTTCTGTACGCCGCCCCCATCGGCGCCTTCGGCGGCATGGCCTACACCGTGGGCCGCTTCGACATCGGGGTACTCGGCAACCTGGCGACCCTCATGGTGGCCTTCTACCTGACCTGCCTGTTGTTCATCCTGGTCGTCCTCGGCGGGGTCGCTGCGGCCTTGGGGCGCTTCAACATCCTGAAATTCATCCGGCTCATCAAGGACGAGCTGCTCATCGTGCTGGGCACTTCGTCGTCGGAGTCGGTGCTGCCGCGGATCATGGCCAAGCTGCAGAACGCCGGGGCGGCCAAGTCCGTGGTCGGGCTGACCATCCCTACTGGTTATTCGTTCAACCTTGACGGCACGTGCATCTACCTGACGATGGGGGCGATCTTCATCGCGCAGGCGACGAACACGCGGATGTCCATCGGGCAGCAAATCGGCCTGCTTCTGCTGCTGCTCCTGGTGTCGAAGGGCGCAGCCGGGGTCACCGGCGCCGGCCTCGTGACGCTGGCCGCCGGGCTGCAGGCCTTCGGCCACGTCCCCGCCGTGGGCATCGCGCTCATCGTCGGCATCGACCGCTTCATGTCCGAGGCCCGGGCGATCACCAACCTCATTGGCAACGGCGTGGCCACGATGGTCATCGCCAGGTGGGAGGGCGAGCGAGACGAGGAACGGTTCCGCGAGGTCCTCGACGACCCGTCACTGATCGAGGACATCGACGTGCCCGAGGACTACGAGACCCCGGAGGAGTACGCGGAGTCCCACCGGCCCTCCGCTCTCACACATTGA
- a CDS encoding MerR family transcriptional regulator: MKIGQVAAEADVSVDTVRFYERRGVLPTPARRPSGYRSYTASTVERIRMARALQQLGFTLEEVIDALHAHDAGTATCDSERWRLEAVVDRIDAKIAQLRRTRRTITTTIQECRAGRCRFTPTLDGDPPR, translated from the coding sequence GTGAAGATCGGCCAGGTCGCAGCGGAAGCCGACGTGAGCGTGGACACGGTCCGCTTCTACGAACGGCGCGGTGTGCTGCCGACACCAGCGCGCCGGCCGTCGGGCTATCGCAGCTACACCGCGTCCACGGTGGAGCGGATCCGGATGGCGCGCGCCCTGCAGCAGCTGGGGTTCACGCTGGAGGAGGTCATCGACGCGCTCCACGCCCATGACGCCGGCACCGCGACCTGCGACAGCGAGCGGTGGCGGCTGGAGGCCGTGGTCGACCGGATCGACGCCAAGATCGCCCAACTGCGCCGGACCCGCCGCACCATCACCACGACGATCCAGGAGTGCCGGGCCGGCCGCTGCCGGTTCACACCAACCCTCGATGGTGACCCGCCGCGCTGA
- the selD gene encoding selenide, water dikinase SelD, giving the protein MPSQTDAVRLTSLSHGAGCACKLPLAALDELMRAVGPGLGAAAGDLLVGAGEGDDAAVYRLDGSRALVFTTDFFTPIVDDPRDWGRIAAANALSDVYAMGGRPLVALNLTAWPAATLSLELLAEVLRGGAEVAGEAGCLVVGGHSVDDPEPKYGMAVVGLADPGRLLTVDRARPGDHLVLTKPLGTGVVATALKRGGADPGSVASAVASMTALNADASEAALAAGVRAATDVTGYGLLGHLHRMLRASGAAGEVDAARVPFLPGAAELAGAGFVAGGTRSNEAFLAGKVELDPGVPPVVATLLHDAQTSGGLLLAVPPGALASLVDDLHGRGLRPALVGRVVGGPAGAVRVRRLPPG; this is encoded by the coding sequence ATGCCGTCCCAGACCGATGCCGTCCGCCTGACCTCGCTCTCCCACGGCGCCGGGTGCGCGTGCAAGCTGCCCCTGGCCGCGCTCGACGAGCTGATGCGGGCGGTCGGTCCTGGGCTCGGTGCGGCAGCCGGCGACCTGCTGGTAGGCGCCGGCGAGGGCGACGACGCGGCTGTGTACCGTCTGGACGGGTCCAGGGCGCTGGTCTTCACCACCGACTTCTTCACCCCCATCGTCGACGACCCGCGTGACTGGGGGCGGATCGCCGCCGCCAACGCGCTGTCCGACGTGTACGCGATGGGCGGGCGGCCGCTGGTCGCGCTCAACCTGACCGCCTGGCCGGCCGCGACCCTCTCCCTCGAGCTGCTCGCCGAGGTGCTGCGGGGCGGCGCCGAGGTGGCCGGGGAGGCGGGCTGCCTGGTCGTCGGCGGCCACTCGGTCGACGACCCGGAACCGAAGTACGGCATGGCCGTGGTCGGCCTGGCCGACCCGGGCCGCCTGCTCACCGTCGACCGGGCCAGGCCAGGCGACCACCTGGTGCTCACCAAGCCGCTCGGCACCGGCGTGGTCGCCACCGCGCTCAAGCGCGGCGGCGCCGACCCCGGGTCGGTGGCGAGCGCGGTCGCGTCGATGACCGCCCTGAACGCGGACGCGTCCGAGGCGGCCCTGGCCGCCGGCGTGCGCGCGGCCACCGACGTGACCGGCTACGGGCTGCTCGGCCACCTCCACCGCATGCTGCGGGCGAGCGGCGCGGCCGGCGAGGTGGACGCGGCCCGGGTGCCGTTCCTGCCCGGCGCCGCCGAGCTGGCCGGGGCCGGGTTCGTCGCCGGTGGGACCAGGAGCAACGAGGCGTTCCTGGCCGGCAAGGTGGAGCTCGACCCGGGCGTCCCGCCGGTGGTCGCCACCCTGCTCCACGACGCCCAGACCTCGGGTGGCCTGCTGCTCGCGGTCCCTCCCGGCGCCCTGGCCAGCCTGGTCGACGACCTGCACGGCCGCGGCCTGCGGCCCGCCCTGGTCGGGCGGGTGGTCGGCGGCCCGGCCGGGGCTGTGCGGGTCCGCCGCCTGCCTCCGGGCTGA
- the murI gene encoding glutamate racemase, which produces MDTRPIGIFDAGVGGLTVARAVIDLLPHESVIYFGDTQRGPYGPRPQPEVRRFAAEIMDLLLAQDVKLVVVACNTASAAALDELRAAYPVPVVEVIEPAVRAAVRLTRNRSIGVIGTKGTIGSGRYLEAIRDTHENVTVTSQACPGLVEFVERGETTGQPILDVAGAYLRPLVRADVDTLILACTHYPLLTGVIGYLMGPDVFLVNSAEWTARNVFAELTRAGLHAPYGAVPSHRFLASGDPDHFRRLGARFLGPEVNRVERCSAGPAAARGALPEPAEATAP; this is translated from the coding sequence ATGGACACGCGACCCATCGGGATCTTCGATGCCGGCGTGGGCGGGCTCACCGTCGCGCGCGCGGTCATCGACCTGCTGCCACACGAGTCGGTCATCTACTTCGGCGACACCCAACGCGGCCCCTACGGCCCCCGTCCCCAGCCCGAGGTGCGCCGCTTCGCCGCGGAGATCATGGACCTGCTGCTCGCCCAGGACGTCAAGCTGGTGGTGGTGGCCTGCAACACCGCCTCGGCGGCCGCCCTGGACGAGCTGCGCGCGGCCTACCCCGTCCCGGTCGTCGAGGTGATCGAGCCGGCGGTGCGCGCGGCGGTCCGGCTCACCCGCAACCGCAGCATCGGGGTGATCGGCACCAAGGGCACGATCGGCTCCGGCCGCTACCTCGAGGCGATCCGGGACACCCACGAGAACGTCACCGTCACCTCCCAGGCATGCCCGGGCCTGGTCGAGTTCGTCGAGCGGGGCGAGACCACCGGCCAGCCGATCCTCGACGTTGCCGGCGCCTACCTGCGCCCGCTGGTCCGGGCCGACGTCGACACCCTGATCCTGGCCTGCACCCACTACCCGCTGCTGACCGGGGTCATCGGCTACCTCATGGGCCCCGACGTCTTCCTGGTCAACTCGGCCGAGTGGACCGCCCGCAACGTGTTCGCCGAGCTGACCCGGGCCGGCCTGCACGCCCCCTACGGGGCGGTGCCGAGCCACCGCTTCCTCGCCTCTGGCGACCCCGACCACTTCCGCCGGCTCGGCGCCCGCTTCCTCGGCCCGGAGGTCAACCGGGTGGAGCGGTGCAGCGCGGGGCCTGCGGCGGCCCGGGGCGCGCTGCCCGAGCCGGCCGAGGCGACCGCGCCGTGA
- a CDS encoding helix-turn-helix transcriptional regulator, which produces MAHDRRPPRPMREPTYFVLAALLDGPLHGYGIIQHAYQLSGQRVRLAAGTLYEALDRLASSGDITVDRQETVDGRVRRYYRLTQQGRHALHQEATRMEQAARIVTRRPATPASRPSPA; this is translated from the coding sequence ATGGCACACGACCGTCGCCCACCACGCCCGATGCGGGAACCCACCTACTTCGTGCTCGCCGCGCTCCTGGACGGCCCGCTGCACGGCTACGGCATCATCCAGCACGCCTACCAGCTGTCCGGCCAGCGCGTCCGGCTGGCCGCCGGCACCCTCTACGAGGCACTGGACCGGCTCGCCAGCAGCGGCGACATCACCGTCGACCGCCAAGAGACCGTCGACGGGCGCGTGCGCCGCTACTACCGCCTGACCCAACAGGGCCGCCACGCGCTGCACCAGGAAGCAACCCGGATGGAGCAGGCCGCACGGATCGTCACGCGCCGGCCCGCCACACCGGCAAGCAGGCCGTCCCCAGCATGA
- a CDS encoding M67 family metallopeptidase yields the protein MFEIDQLSYDALVAHAREEFPNEACALLGGDGRVEKVYALPNAEASPTFYVVEPKALLRAMTEMDELGWDLVGIFHSHTFTEAYPSRTDVELARYPDAAYLILSLADQEAPELRAFRIVDGQVTEEPVEIVDQASPAVAG from the coding sequence ATGTTCGAGATCGACCAACTGAGCTACGACGCGCTCGTCGCCCACGCCCGGGAGGAGTTCCCCAACGAGGCGTGCGCCCTGCTGGGCGGGGACGGGCGAGTGGAGAAGGTCTACGCGCTGCCCAACGCCGAGGCCAGCCCGACCTTCTACGTGGTCGAGCCGAAAGCCCTGCTCCGGGCCATGACCGAGATGGACGAGCTGGGCTGGGACCTGGTCGGGATCTTCCACTCCCACACCTTCACCGAGGCGTACCCGTCCCGCACCGACGTCGAGCTGGCGCGCTACCCGGACGCTGCCTACCTCATCCTCTCGCTGGCCGACCAGGAAGCGCCCGAGCTGCGCGCGTTCCGCATCGTCGACGGCCAAGTGACCGAGGAGCCGGTCGAGATCGTCGACCAGGCGAGCCCGGCGGTGGCCGGGTGA
- a CDS encoding MoaD/ThiS family protein, translating to MPVEVRIPTILRKYSDGAKSVAAEGDTIRSLLADLDERYPGIASQLLNEDGSLHRFVNVYVNDEDVRFLGALDAKLAEGDVVAILPAVAGGSGGLTPGPPAARGSGGLMPSPPAARGSGGLMPSHPVNGGSG from the coding sequence ATGCCTGTCGAAGTCCGCATCCCGACCATCCTCCGCAAGTACTCGGACGGCGCCAAGAGCGTCGCCGCCGAGGGCGACACCATCCGCAGCCTGCTCGCCGACCTGGACGAGCGCTACCCGGGCATCGCCAGCCAGCTCCTCAACGAGGACGGCAGCCTGCACCGCTTCGTCAACGTCTACGTCAACGACGAGGACGTCCGCTTCCTCGGCGCCCTGGACGCCAAGCTGGCCGAGGGCGACGTGGTCGCCATCCTGCCCGCCGTGGCCGGGGGGTCCGGGGGGCTCACGCCTGGCCCCCCGGCGGCCAGGGGGTCTGGGGGGCTCATGCCCAGCCCCCCGGCGGCCAGGGGGTCCGGGGGGCTCATGCCCAGCCACCCGGTCAACGGCGGGAGCGGGTGA
- a CDS encoding helix-turn-helix domain-containing protein translates to MARAGGRGPFQISLRAAERRFLKARARRQAVPWREVVRARIVLDAAAGLPDALLARRVGVAPNTVIKWRKRFWEQGFQGLRDRKRPGRPRVFPAAVVAAAKAVACSLPRTRGVPLSRVMTVEPHASAERVFWVVDNGSPHRGQASIQRLEGEYRTCAWFICPCTPRGSTRSRSSSRCFSAKC, encoded by the coding sequence GTGGCACGAGCAGGTGGGCGCGGCCCGTTCCAGATCAGCCTGCGGGCAGCGGAGCGCCGCTTCCTCAAGGCCCGGGCCCGCCGCCAAGCGGTGCCGTGGCGAGAGGTGGTCCGCGCCAGGATCGTGCTGGACGCCGCGGCGGGGCTGCCCGACGCGCTGCTCGCCCGGCGTGTCGGCGTCGCGCCCAACACCGTCATCAAGTGGCGCAAACGCTTCTGGGAACAGGGATTCCAGGGCCTGCGGGACCGCAAGCGGCCCGGCCGGCCGCGGGTGTTCCCGGCCGCGGTCGTGGCGGCTGCCAAGGCGGTCGCCTGTTCGCTACCCCGAACCCGCGGGGTGCCGCTGTCGCGGGTGATGACCGTCGAGCCGCACGCGTCGGCCGAGCGGGTGTTCTGGGTGGTCGACAACGGCTCACCCCACCGCGGCCAGGCGTCCATCCAGCGGCTGGAGGGCGAGTACAGAACCTGTGCTTGGTTCATCTGCCCGTGCACGCCTCGTGGCTCAACCAGATCGAGATCGTCTTCTCGGTGTTTCAGCGCAAAGTGCTGA
- a CDS encoding cysteine synthase: MRYEDLVDAIGNTPLVGLPRLSPRPDVRLWAKLEGQNPTGSVKDRIAKAMVVDAEKTGRLTPGATLLEPSSGNTGISLALVARLRGYRLVVVMPENTSKERRQLLELYGAQVTLSPAAKGSNGSIGVAKELAAANPGWVMLYQYGNPANALAHYETTGPEIWRDLPEVTHFVAGLGTTGTLMGVGRYLKEQNPAVQIVAAEPEYGDLVYGLRNLDEGFVPPIFDETLLDRRIKVNSADALRRTRELAAVEGVFAGISSGAILHVALRLAEQAEQADIVLLVCDGGWKYLSTGAYGADPERAEAGLRGQLWA; the protein is encoded by the coding sequence GTGCGGTACGAGGATCTGGTCGACGCGATCGGCAACACCCCGCTGGTGGGCCTGCCCCGGCTCTCGCCCCGGCCCGACGTGCGGCTCTGGGCCAAGCTCGAGGGGCAGAACCCGACCGGCAGCGTCAAGGACCGCATCGCCAAGGCGATGGTGGTGGACGCCGAGAAGACCGGCCGGCTCACCCCGGGCGCGACCCTCCTCGAACCGTCGAGTGGCAACACCGGCATCTCGCTGGCGCTGGTCGCCCGTTTGCGCGGCTACCGGCTGGTGGTCGTCATGCCCGAGAACACCTCCAAGGAGCGCCGCCAGCTCCTCGAGCTGTACGGCGCCCAGGTGACGCTCTCGCCGGCCGCCAAGGGCTCCAACGGCTCGATCGGGGTGGCCAAGGAGCTGGCCGCCGCCAACCCCGGCTGGGTCATGCTCTACCAGTACGGCAACCCGGCCAACGCGCTCGCCCACTACGAGACCACCGGGCCCGAGATCTGGCGGGACCTGCCCGAGGTCACCCACTTCGTGGCCGGGCTCGGCACCACCGGGACCCTCATGGGCGTGGGCCGCTACCTCAAGGAGCAGAACCCCGCCGTGCAGATCGTCGCCGCCGAGCCCGAGTACGGCGACCTGGTGTACGGGCTGCGCAACCTCGACGAGGGCTTCGTCCCCCCGATCTTCGACGAGACCCTGCTCGACCGGCGCATCAAGGTGAACTCGGCCGACGCCCTGCGCCGCACCCGCGAGCTGGCCGCCGTCGAAGGGGTCTTCGCCGGCATCTCCAGCGGTGCGATCCTGCACGTGGCGCTGCGGCTGGCCGAGCAGGCCGAGCAGGCCGACATCGTGCTGCTGGTCTGCGACGGGGGCTGGAAGTACCTGTCCACCGGCGCCTACGGCGCCGACCCCGAGCGCGCCGAGGCGGGGCTGCGCGGCCAGCTCTGGGCCTGA
- a CDS encoding MBL fold metallo-hydrolase, which yields MIRLTVLGSCGTYPAPGRACSGYLLEAAPGGDGRGRPVRVWVDTGGGTLANLLRYTSPTELDAIWVSHLHVDHLSDLPLAYYTLRYGDFEPAGTRVPVFGPAGWADHLSGLVSTGTSSLLEDAFQVHELADGECLRFGPLTLTAVATVHSLETYGVRAVAGGRTIAYSADSGPCDGLGRLADGADLFVCEAAWTEQPSGAEPFHMTPAGAGRFAAEAGVDRLVLTHLRPHDDPRVAVDRARQAYGGDLDVAVEGNVYQLGGMP from the coding sequence GTGATCCGGCTCACCGTGCTCGGGTCCTGCGGCACCTACCCGGCCCCCGGGCGGGCCTGCTCCGGCTACCTGCTGGAGGCGGCGCCCGGCGGCGACGGCAGGGGCAGGCCGGTGCGGGTGTGGGTGGACACCGGCGGGGGCACTCTGGCCAACCTGCTGCGCTACACCTCGCCGACCGAGCTGGACGCGATCTGGGTGAGCCACCTGCACGTCGATCACCTGAGCGACCTCCCCCTCGCCTACTACACCCTCCGCTACGGCGACTTCGAGCCGGCAGGCACCCGCGTCCCCGTGTTCGGCCCGGCCGGCTGGGCCGACCACTTGAGCGGGCTCGTCTCGACCGGCACGTCGTCGCTGCTCGAGGACGCGTTCCAGGTGCACGAGCTCGCCGACGGCGAGTGCCTGCGCTTCGGCCCGCTCACCCTCACCGCGGTCGCCACCGTCCACAGCCTCGAGACCTACGGGGTCCGGGCCGTCGCCGGGGGCCGCACGATCGCCTACTCGGCCGACTCCGGGCCCTGCGACGGGCTCGGGCGGCTGGCCGACGGCGCCGACCTGTTCGTCTGCGAGGCGGCCTGGACCGAGCAGCCCTCGGGCGCCGAGCCGTTCCACATGACGCCCGCGGGCGCCGGCCGGTTCGCCGCCGAGGCCGGCGTGGACCGGCTCGTCCTCACCCATCTTCGTCCCCACGACGACCCCCGGGTCGCCGTCGACCGCGCCCGCCAGGCGTACGGCGGCGACCTCGACGTGGCCGTCGAGGGCAACGTCTACCAGCTCGGAGGAATGCCGTGA